GGGAAAAACCACAACTACCGCCCATCTCGGCGTCGCACTCGCACAGCGAGGATATGATGTACTACTCATCGATCTTGCTGGAAAACAAGGCGATTTGAGCAAGCAGTTTGGAATCACGCCAGATCCCGATGCGTGGCCCGACATCTCCACCGTGTTCCGCGACAAGTGGAAGGAAATCACCGAAAAACTTCCCGACGTAGTTGATGAACTCGTGACCCCAACCGGCGAAGGTCCCGATCTCATCCCAGCAACAGAAGCACTTGATGGTCTTGATGCCGAACTCAACTCAGTTGACAACGCTCGCGAGCGATATTCCCGATTCGATCAGTTTCTCACCAACTCGATCGACGGCCGCTATGATTTCGTACTGATCGACCTACCGGGAGTGACGAATAATGTCACACTCAATGGGTTATGGGCTGCCGAGAATGTGATGGTTCCTGTCCGTCCAGGTCCCTTCGAAGCTGAACAAGCCGCCGCACTCCAAGATGATGTTGCGGAGATTAACGACCAATTCGACCTCGCTATTGAACTCACGCTCGTCATTCCAAACGAGGTTGATCTCCGAACGAAGCTTGGCAAACACTATGTCGAGGCATTTGCCGACGAGTACCCAAATGCAATCGGCGAGCATATTCCATCAAGTCAGGACATTCAGAATCAACAGAAACGTGGTGAGACAGTCTTTGCACTCGAAGAACCATCTAAGACAGCCCATCGTGCGTTAGAGGCGTATGAAGCGAATGCAGAACTCCTCGAGACACGTGTCGGTAAGTCCAC
This portion of the Haladaptatus sp. R4 genome encodes:
- a CDS encoding ParA family protein, translating into MTEETDSQPTHTVATFVDKGGVGKTTTTAHLGVALAQRGYDVLLIDLAGKQGDLSKQFGITPDPDAWPDISTVFRDKWKEITEKLPDVVDELVTPTGEGPDLIPATEALDGLDAELNSVDNARERYSRFDQFLTNSIDGRYDFVLIDLPGVTNNVTLNGLWAAENVMVPVRPGPFEAEQAAALQDDVAEINDQFDLAIELTLVIPNEVDLRTKLGKHYVEAFADEYPNAIGEHIPSSQDIQNQQKRGETVFALEEPSKTAHRALEAYEANAELLETRVGKSTANTPSVQ